The nucleotide sequence AACTGGGCGCCGAACCCGACGGCGAGCGCGAGGAGGAGCAGACAGAGCCCCAGACCGGTGGCGACCCGTCGCATGGGCGTACCGACGCGGGTGTGGTACAACTACGTTGTGGAGTCGGAGGGGAGTCAGTCACCCGACCGTGATCCCGCGCGCTCGACCAGCCCGGCTGCCCGCCCGAGTTCCGCGGCGACGACGTGGCGTTCGAGGAGGCAGACGCCGGCGACGACGATACAGAAGCCGACGGCCGTCGCGAGCGTGACCGGTTCGCCGAGCAGGAGCCACCCGGTGAGCGCGGCGACGATGGGGACCACGTACGCCACCAGGTTCGTCCGCACGGGACCGATTCGCCTGATGAGGACGAAGTAGATGGGGTAGGCTACCGCCGTCGACGGGATGGCGACCACCAACACAGCGAGCACGAGGGTCATCGTCGGCTCGGTCCGAAGCGCGGCCGCGGTTTCGCCGGCGGCGACGCTCCAGACGTGCAGGAGAGCGGCGCCGAGACCCATCGCCCAGGCGGTCAGCGGGATGCTGGCCATCGTCGCGTCGATGCGGCGCATGAGCACGCTCCCGAGGGCGATGATCGCCGCGGCGGCGAGGACGTACAGTTGACCGATCGTCGACCCCGACGCGAGGGTCTCGGGCGAGGGCTGGACGATGACGACGACGCCGAGCAGGCCGAGGAGGATGCCGACGGCCCCGCGGAGGTCGAGCCGTTGGCCGAGCAGGACGAACGCGACGGCAGGTGAGAGGATCGGATTGAGACCGTACATCACCGACGCGGCGGCGGGCGTGATAGCTCGCTGGCCGAGAAAGAGCAGGCCGTTGTTCGCAGCGACGATGGTCACCGCACCGACGGCGATGGCCACGACGTCGGCGCGGCTCCGCGGATACCACGCCGCGAAGCGCCACGCCGCGTAGGCGAGGAGGAGCGGCGCGGCGACGTCGAATCGGAGGGCGGCAAAGAGGAGTGGTGGGACCTCCGCCAGCCCGGCCTTGATCGCGACGAACGAACAGCCGAACAGTCCCCCGAGGAGGACGAACAGACCGGCGTTCCGGTAGCGGCCGACGGGCACGCTTGCCGGTCGTTCGTCGGCGGGCATGGGTGTGTCGATCCGTCGACGTGGCGGCG is from Haloplanus salinarum and encodes:
- a CDS encoding DMT family transporter, with protein sequence MPADERPASVPVGRYRNAGLFVLLGGLFGCSFVAIKAGLAEVPPLLFAALRFDVAAPLLLAYAAWRFAAWYPRSRADVVAIAVGAVTIVAANNGLLFLGQRAITPAAASVMYGLNPILSPAVAFVLLGQRLDLRGAVGILLGLLGVVVIVQPSPETLASGSTIGQLYVLAAAAIIALGSVLMRRIDATMASIPLTAWAMGLGAALLHVWSVAAGETAAALRTEPTMTLVLAVLVVAIPSTAVAYPIYFVLIRRIGPVRTNLVAYVVPIVAALTGWLLLGEPVTLATAVGFCIVVAGVCLLERHVVAAELGRAAGLVERAGSRSGD